A genomic segment from Polyangium mundeleinium encodes:
- a CDS encoding serine/threonine-protein kinase — MKELAPGSIVDRKYALEKLLGEGGMGVVWLARDVHTEVPVVVKAIRAEYAHRKDFRDRILAEGRALARIDHPNVVRLNAVVSDEDGLCLVMQFIEGGTLEDRIARHAKSGTPLSVAEALALFRPIVQGVAAAHAEGIIHRDLKPANVLIRGKDGIVKVTDFGIAKEESDAQKGKGNTEGVIGSVLYMSPEQCTGKKDLDKRVDVYALGIVLYELLVGQVPFDGESHYMIMTSHVKEPLPKIRARRPDVPAWLEAVAERCAQKRREDRFGSCEEILAALDAQGQGLYGSTAPAAPLHLTAPAAPLHANVLAPPGVPQTAEASVVTAPGNEPTSKRGLAVALTVGVAVLAGVGISYSLGLFGAPKDEQRAEAKGPPPVEHAASAGAHASAAPSVNTKHPLAALAGRWRSDSGREYDAVLVGDQLEMRIRDAKPFALQGYEEGEARFVLRALPGKTDVFGVEDRLRPNPPAGNEYDVALARATCIVPYTEIAGKPLEARLDGGKLRVSMVQTQPPAASYTLAGKRVTGCRNLAAAPLTPLESVLGRP; from the coding sequence ATGAAAGAACTCGCTCCCGGCTCCATCGTCGATCGAAAATACGCCCTCGAAAAACTCCTCGGGGAAGGCGGCATGGGCGTCGTTTGGCTCGCGCGCGACGTGCACACCGAGGTGCCCGTCGTCGTGAAGGCCATCCGCGCCGAATACGCGCATCGCAAGGACTTCCGCGACCGCATCCTCGCCGAAGGCCGCGCGCTCGCCCGGATCGACCACCCGAACGTCGTCCGCCTCAATGCCGTCGTCTCCGACGAGGACGGCCTCTGCCTCGTCATGCAGTTCATCGAGGGCGGGACGCTCGAAGATCGCATCGCGCGCCACGCGAAATCCGGCACGCCGCTCTCCGTCGCCGAGGCGCTCGCGCTCTTCCGCCCCATCGTGCAAGGCGTCGCCGCGGCCCACGCCGAGGGCATCATCCACCGCGATTTGAAGCCCGCGAACGTGCTCATCCGCGGCAAGGACGGCATCGTCAAGGTCACGGATTTCGGCATCGCCAAAGAGGAGAGCGACGCGCAAAAGGGCAAGGGGAACACCGAGGGTGTCATCGGCTCGGTGCTCTACATGTCGCCCGAGCAATGCACCGGCAAGAAGGACCTCGACAAACGGGTCGACGTCTACGCGCTCGGCATCGTCCTGTACGAGCTGCTCGTCGGGCAGGTGCCATTCGACGGCGAAAGCCATTACATGATCATGACGTCGCACGTGAAGGAGCCGCTCCCGAAGATCCGCGCGCGCAGGCCCGACGTGCCCGCGTGGCTCGAGGCCGTCGCCGAGCGTTGCGCCCAAAAACGCCGCGAGGACCGGTTCGGCTCGTGCGAGGAGATCCTCGCGGCGCTCGACGCGCAGGGCCAGGGGTTGTACGGCTCTACCGCACCCGCCGCTCCGCTCCACCTGACGGCACCGGCGGCGCCGCTGCATGCGAACGTCCTGGCGCCGCCGGGCGTCCCGCAGACCGCGGAGGCCTCGGTGGTCACGGCGCCCGGGAACGAGCCGACCTCGAAGCGCGGGCTCGCCGTGGCGCTCACCGTGGGCGTCGCCGTGCTCGCCGGGGTCGGCATCTCGTATTCGCTCGGCTTGTTCGGCGCACCCAAGGACGAGCAGCGCGCGGAGGCCAAAGGCCCGCCTCCGGTGGAGCATGCTGCGAGCGCGGGCGCGCACGCGAGCGCGGCGCCGAGCGTGAACACGAAACACCCCCTCGCCGCCCTCGCCGGGCGCTGGCGGAGCGACAGCGGCCGCGAATACGACGCGGTCCTCGTCGGCGACCAGCTCGAAATGCGGATCCGCGACGCCAAACCCTTTGCGCTCCAAGGATACGAGGAGGGCGAGGCCCGCTTCGTGCTCCGCGCCTTGCCCGGAAAAACCGACGTCTTCGGCGTCGAGGATCGCCTGCGGCCGAACCCGCCCGCGGGGAACGAATACGACGTCGCGCTCGCCCGCGCGACCTGCATCGTCCCGTACACCGAGATCGCGGGCAAACCTCTGGAAGCGCGGCTCGACGGTGGGAAGCTGCGCGTCTCCATGGTGCAAACGCAGCCGCCGGCGGCGAGCTACACGCTCGCCGGCAAACGCGTCACCGGCTGCAGGAACCTCGCGGCCGCGCCGCTCACGCCGCTCGAAAGCGTGCTCGGCCGGCCCTGA
- a CDS encoding DUF6918 family protein, with translation MGLSDALADKDKKGRIISDCATLIDEEVASKGLAALPLKAGYKAIKGIKPGFIPHVLESLLPEMATKVDPLWAEGVSAGNPVKFFQDNRGRVADALLSVTDAKSKNAKNALVRSTYESLRGTAKKHVEEAIPRLSKVIEKYA, from the coding sequence ATGGGACTTTCCGATGCGCTCGCGGACAAGGACAAGAAGGGCCGGATCATCTCCGACTGCGCCACGTTGATCGACGAAGAGGTCGCGTCGAAGGGGCTCGCCGCGCTGCCGCTCAAGGCGGGTTACAAGGCGATCAAGGGCATCAAGCCCGGCTTCATTCCGCACGTCCTCGAGTCGCTCCTGCCCGAGATGGCCACGAAGGTGGACCCGCTCTGGGCCGAGGGCGTCTCCGCGGGCAATCCCGTCAAATTCTTCCAGGACAACCGCGGGCGTGTCGCGGACGCCCTGCTCTCCGTGACCGACGCGAAATCGAAAAACGCGAAAAACGCGCTCGTCCGTTCGACCTACGAATCGCTGCGCGGCACGGCCAAAAAGCACGTCGAGGAGGCCATCCCGCGCCTCTCGAAGGTCATCGAAAAGTACGCCTGA
- a CDS encoding formylglycine-generating enzyme family protein, which yields MRSGGRFFEAARAWGARTFGPVLCALVVACAPNLTTTGGAGGEGGDGSGGAGASGSGSAGGGGGAGGAIVCPETPNTPTMVPVASASGNYCIDSTEVTNNQYAAWLPSATSMETNQGPECAFNMSFVPAITPPADDHPVAHVDWCDASAFCKWHGKRLCGKIGGGSVPYADINNAATSQWYNACSGAGTLVYPYGGTYDAVACNGQDKMLTASKKVGSQAGCVGGLPGLFDMSGNLSEWEDACDGATGENDTCRRRGGGFASLATDLDCPTTGGGARGAANATTGFRCCVDVP from the coding sequence GTGAGGTCCGGCGGACGTTTTTTCGAAGCAGCGAGGGCGTGGGGCGCGAGAACCTTCGGGCCCGTCCTTTGCGCCCTCGTCGTAGCGTGCGCGCCGAACCTCACCACGACCGGGGGCGCGGGCGGCGAAGGGGGCGACGGCAGCGGCGGCGCGGGCGCGAGCGGGAGTGGGAGCGCGGGTGGAGGCGGCGGCGCGGGCGGCGCGATCGTGTGCCCCGAGACGCCGAACACGCCGACGATGGTGCCCGTGGCGTCCGCGTCGGGGAACTATTGCATCGACAGCACCGAGGTCACGAACAACCAGTATGCGGCCTGGCTCCCTTCGGCCACCTCGATGGAAACGAACCAGGGCCCCGAATGCGCGTTCAACATGAGCTTCGTGCCTGCCATCACGCCGCCCGCGGACGATCACCCCGTCGCGCACGTCGACTGGTGTGACGCCTCCGCCTTCTGCAAGTGGCACGGAAAGCGGCTCTGCGGGAAGATCGGCGGCGGATCGGTCCCGTACGCCGACATCAACAATGCTGCCACGAGCCAGTGGTACAACGCTTGTAGCGGCGCCGGCACGCTCGTCTACCCGTACGGCGGCACGTACGACGCGGTCGCGTGCAATGGCCAGGACAAGATGCTCACCGCCTCGAAAAAGGTCGGCAGCCAGGCCGGCTGCGTGGGCGGTTTGCCGGGCCTCTTCGACATGAGCGGCAACCTCTCGGAGTGGGAGGACGCCTGCGACGGGGCGACGGGGGAAAACGACACGTGTCGCCGGCGCGGCGGCGGATTCGCCAGCCTCGCCACGGATCTCGATTGCCCGACGACCGGGGGCGGGGCGCGCGGCGCTGCGAACGCGACCACGGGATTCCGCTGCTGTGTGGATGTTCCATGA
- a CDS encoding Tudor-knot domain-containing protein, with protein MAFVRSSVLSLALLAALSSGCKKRFDVGDNVLVEWEKNLYPAVILETQGPTKFKVHYQGYDPIWDEVVTRERVKELVEGTVVHPEPPQKVRAKALAAAQTNIYKIGDRVRVEWHGTMYPALIVGIVGQERYRIHFEGYGDEWDDTVGLARIQPR; from the coding sequence ATGGCCTTCGTTCGGTCCTCGGTCCTCTCCCTCGCGCTCCTCGCCGCCCTCTCGTCGGGCTGCAAGAAGCGCTTCGACGTGGGGGACAATGTCCTCGTCGAGTGGGAGAAGAACCTTTACCCGGCGGTCATCCTCGAGACCCAGGGGCCGACGAAGTTCAAGGTCCACTACCAGGGCTACGATCCGATCTGGGACGAGGTCGTCACGCGCGAGCGCGTGAAGGAGTTGGTCGAGGGGACGGTCGTCCACCCCGAGCCGCCGCAGAAGGTGCGCGCGAAGGCGCTCGCAGCGGCGCAGACGAACATCTACAAGATCGGCGATCGGGTGCGCGTCGAGTGGCACGGCACCATGTACCCCGCACTGATCGTGGGCATCGTGGGGCAGGAACGTTACCGCATCCACTTCGAGGGATACGGTGACGAGTGGGACGACACCGTGGGCCTCGCCCGCATCCAGCCGCGCTGA
- a CDS encoding cation diffusion facilitator family transporter, with product MSSSEDHSTSHIVQSLLTNLAIAAGKGVVAFLTGSGALLAETLHSAADCGNQLLLLLGVNRARKKPDASHPLGYGRSLYFWSFLVALLLFSGGGVFSIYEGIHKLGHPEPVEKVHLGLGILGFSLLLEGGATLSNIREMNKRRGQKPFFQYLKDTKDSDLVVVFGENAAASLGLILASIALAAAYVTGDPKWDAIGSIAIGLVLVAVAVFLAVEIMSLLIGESADPEVEVAVRQAVAAHPKIDRVLHVITMQQGPGEVLVAVKVSFYEGVTTNEVCTAINEFEASLRHRRSDVRWCFVEPDIPRTAQVA from the coding sequence GTGTCGTCGTCGGAAGACCATTCGACCTCCCATATCGTCCAGTCGCTGCTCACCAACCTCGCCATCGCGGCGGGCAAGGGCGTGGTCGCGTTCCTGACGGGCTCGGGCGCGCTGCTCGCCGAGACGCTGCACTCGGCGGCGGATTGCGGCAACCAGCTCCTGCTCCTGCTCGGCGTGAACCGGGCGCGGAAGAAGCCGGACGCGTCGCACCCACTCGGCTACGGGCGCTCGCTCTACTTCTGGTCGTTCCTGGTCGCGCTGCTGCTCTTCTCGGGCGGCGGCGTCTTCTCGATCTACGAGGGGATCCACAAGCTCGGCCACCCCGAGCCCGTGGAGAAGGTGCACCTCGGCCTCGGGATCCTCGGGTTTTCCCTGCTGCTCGAGGGCGGCGCGACGCTGTCGAACATCCGCGAGATGAACAAGCGTCGCGGGCAGAAGCCGTTCTTCCAGTACCTCAAGGACACGAAGGACTCGGACCTCGTCGTCGTCTTCGGCGAGAACGCGGCGGCCTCGCTCGGCCTCATCCTCGCGTCGATCGCGCTCGCGGCGGCGTACGTGACCGGAGATCCGAAGTGGGACGCGATCGGCAGCATCGCGATCGGGCTCGTGCTCGTGGCGGTGGCGGTCTTCCTCGCGGTGGAGATCATGTCGCTCCTGATCGGCGAGTCCGCGGATCCGGAGGTCGAGGTGGCCGTGCGCCAGGCGGTCGCGGCGCACCCGAAGATCGATCGGGTGCTGCACGTGATCACGATGCAGCAAGGCCCGGGCGAGGTGCTCGTGGCCGTGAAGGTGAGCTTTTACGAGGGCGTGACCACGAACGAGGTCTGCACGGCGATCAACGAGTTCGAGGCGTCGCTGCGCCACAGGAGGTCCGACGTGCGCTGGTGCTTCGTCGAGCCGGACATCCCGCGCACCGCCCAGGTCGCCTGA
- the fusA gene encoding elongation factor G, translating into MISDLSRLRNIGISAHIDSGKTTLTERILFYTKRIHAIHDVKGKDGVGAKMDSMDLERERGITIQSAATFCTWGNTQINIIDTPGHVDFTIEVERSLRVLDGAILVLCSVAGVQSQSLTVDRQMRRYGVPRIAFVNKCDRAGANPLRARDQLREKLNLNPVLLQLPIGLEDKFEGVVDLIKMKAFRFEGANGEKILESDVPADMKAEAQKCREEMLDALSMFSDELTEAMLEERVTEDLINKAVRSATVNLQIVPVMMGSAYKNKAVQLLLDGVTKFLPCPTDITNHAVDLEKDEAKISLDSDPEKPLVMLAFKLEDGRFGQLSYLRVYQGTISKGKEITNTRTGKRHKVGRLVRMHSDEMEDIDSAGAGDIVAMFGVDCNSGDTFTDGTLSVAMTSMHVPDPVIALTVTPKDNKAQVNMSKALKRFTKEDPTFRVGSDPETNETIVQGMGELHLDVYIERMKREYGAEVVTSPPRVAYRETITRRVEFNYTHKKQTGGSGQYGKVAGFMEPFEEGFEFVDDITGGSIPKEFISSCDKGFRSMLAKGLVIHAPVTGVRVTINDGAAHAVDSSDIAFQEASRGAWREAYPKAGPQILEPLMKVAAESPAEFQGGVVGILMQRRGIIIGTTESEGFCRVEAEVPLAEMFGFSTVLRSATQGKAEFTMEFSRYAPVPGAISEELIKKHKEELAKKGK; encoded by the coding sequence GTGATCAGCGATCTGTCCAGGCTCAGGAACATAGGAATCAGCGCCCACATCGACTCGGGGAAGACCACGCTGACCGAGCGCATCCTCTTCTACACGAAGAGGATCCACGCCATTCACGACGTGAAGGGCAAGGACGGCGTCGGCGCGAAGATGGACTCGATGGATCTCGAGCGCGAGCGCGGGATCACCATCCAGTCTGCAGCGACGTTCTGCACCTGGGGCAACACCCAGATCAACATCATCGACACGCCCGGCCACGTCGACTTCACGATCGAGGTCGAGCGCAGCTTGCGCGTGCTCGACGGCGCGATCCTCGTGCTCTGCTCGGTCGCGGGCGTGCAGTCGCAGTCGCTCACGGTCGATCGCCAGATGCGCCGCTACGGCGTTCCGCGCATCGCGTTCGTCAACAAGTGCGACCGCGCCGGCGCGAACCCGCTCCGCGCGCGCGACCAGCTCCGCGAGAAGCTCAACCTGAACCCGGTGCTCTTGCAGCTCCCGATCGGCCTCGAAGACAAGTTCGAGGGCGTGGTCGACCTGATCAAGATGAAGGCGTTCCGGTTCGAGGGCGCGAACGGCGAGAAGATCCTCGAGTCCGACGTGCCGGCCGATATGAAGGCCGAGGCGCAGAAGTGCCGCGAGGAGATGCTCGACGCGCTGAGCATGTTCTCGGACGAACTCACCGAGGCGATGCTCGAGGAGCGCGTGACCGAGGACCTCATCAACAAGGCGGTCCGCTCGGCCACGGTGAACCTCCAGATCGTGCCCGTGATGATGGGTTCGGCCTACAAGAACAAGGCCGTGCAGCTCCTGCTCGACGGGGTCACGAAGTTCCTGCCCTGCCCCACGGACATCACGAACCACGCCGTCGACCTGGAGAAGGACGAGGCGAAGATCTCGCTCGACAGCGACCCGGAAAAGCCGCTCGTCATGCTTGCGTTCAAGCTCGAGGACGGCCGCTTCGGCCAGCTCTCGTACCTGCGCGTCTACCAGGGCACGATCTCGAAGGGCAAGGAGATCACGAACACCCGCACGGGCAAGCGCCACAAGGTTGGCCGCCTCGTTCGCATGCACTCTGACGAGATGGAGGACATCGACAGCGCGGGCGCCGGCGACATCGTCGCGATGTTCGGCGTCGACTGCAACTCGGGTGACACGTTCACCGACGGCACGCTCAGCGTGGCGATGACGAGCATGCACGTGCCCGACCCGGTCATCGCATTGACCGTGACGCCGAAGGACAACAAGGCGCAGGTCAACATGTCGAAGGCGCTGAAGCGCTTCACGAAGGAGGACCCGACCTTCCGCGTGGGCAGCGATCCCGAGACGAACGAGACGATCGTCCAGGGCATGGGCGAGCTGCACCTCGACGTGTACATCGAGCGCATGAAGCGCGAGTACGGGGCCGAGGTCGTGACGAGCCCGCCGCGCGTCGCGTACCGCGAGACGATCACGCGCCGCGTGGAGTTCAACTACACGCACAAGAAGCAGACCGGCGGCTCGGGCCAGTACGGCAAGGTCGCGGGCTTCATGGAGCCCTTCGAGGAAGGGTTCGAGTTCGTCGACGACATCACGGGCGGCTCCATCCCGAAGGAGTTCATCTCTTCGTGCGACAAGGGCTTCCGCTCGATGCTCGCGAAGGGCCTCGTCATCCACGCGCCCGTCACGGGCGTCCGTGTCACGATCAACGACGGCGCCGCGCACGCAGTCGACTCGTCGGACATCGCGTTCCAGGAGGCCTCGCGCGGCGCGTGGCGTGAGGCTTATCCCAAGGCGGGTCCGCAGATCCTCGAGCCGCTCATGAAGGTCGCGGCCGAGAGCCCGGCGGAGTTCCAGGGCGGCGTGGTCGGCATCCTGATGCAGCGCCGCGGCATCATCATCGGCACGACGGAGTCCGAAGGGTTCTGCCGCGTCGAGGCAGAGGTCCCCCTCGCCGAGATGTTCGGGTTCTCGACCGTTCTTCGCTCCGCGACGCAGGGCAAAGCTGAGTTTACCATGGAGTTCTCCCGGTACGCCCCGGTCCCCGGAGCGATCTCCGAGGAGCTCATCAAGAAGCACAAAGAAGAGCTGGCGAAGAAGGGGAAGTGA
- a CDS encoding formylglycine-generating enzyme family protein, whose translation MRKEATRAMKARGSWMLGVGALALLVACAPELQTGGAGGGGSGGAGGIGGGGGIGGGGGIGGDGAGGSGGAGGIGGSGSGGAGGSGGTGGGPTVVCPDVPGTPVMVAVQAPAGGTFYCIDSTEVTNLQYLEWVETNPIVGQPAQCEGNTTFAPSKTPAKDSLPVADVDWCDAYAFCADHEKRLCGKISGGPLAFSESSFDPSLSQWHNSCTGGGVKAYPYDNLYNQTVCNGQGAAMGSAAPVKSFLTCEGGFPGLFDMSGNVWEWEDACDETSGATPAENPCRRRGGGYTSIESDLDCSTVSTSLPRGLANSNTGFRCCADLP comes from the coding sequence ATGAGGAAAGAGGCGACGCGTGCAATGAAAGCGCGGGGCTCGTGGATGCTCGGGGTGGGTGCACTGGCGCTTCTCGTGGCGTGCGCGCCGGAGCTGCAGACGGGCGGTGCAGGCGGCGGCGGTAGCGGAGGCGCAGGCGGAATCGGGGGCGGGGGCGGAATCGGGGGCGGGGGCGGAATCGGGGGCGACGGCGCAGGTGGTAGCGGCGGCGCGGGCGGAATCGGGGGCAGCGGCAGCGGTGGCGCAGGCGGCAGCGGCGGCACGGGAGGCGGGCCGACGGTGGTCTGTCCCGACGTACCCGGCACGCCGGTGATGGTGGCGGTGCAGGCCCCGGCTGGCGGAACGTTTTACTGTATCGACAGCACCGAGGTCACGAACCTCCAGTACCTCGAATGGGTCGAGACGAACCCGATCGTGGGTCAGCCCGCGCAATGCGAGGGGAACACGACGTTTGCCCCCTCGAAGACACCGGCGAAGGACAGCCTGCCAGTCGCGGACGTGGACTGGTGCGACGCGTACGCGTTCTGCGCTGACCACGAGAAGCGCCTTTGTGGAAAGATCAGCGGCGGGCCCCTGGCATTCAGCGAAAGTTCGTTCGATCCTTCCCTGAGCCAATGGCACAATTCCTGTACCGGCGGCGGCGTCAAGGCGTACCCCTACGACAATTTATACAATCAGACCGTCTGCAATGGCCAAGGCGCCGCAATGGGCAGCGCGGCCCCCGTGAAAAGCTTCCTGACGTGCGAGGGTGGGTTCCCAGGGCTCTTCGACATGAGCGGGAACGTCTGGGAATGGGAGGACGCTTGCGACGAGACGAGCGGCGCCACGCCCGCAGAAAACCCGTGCCGGCGCCGCGGAGGCGGTTATACGAGCATCGAGTCCGACCTGGATTGCTCCACGGTAAGCACGTCGCTCCCACGCGGCCTGGCCAACTCGAACACCGGCTTCCGTTGCTGCGCGGATCTCCCATGA
- a CDS encoding acyltransferase family protein — MPLALERPAPSAGPSLPQLDALRGVAILAVFVQHLGDRFLPLVRASVEARAPAPLVPWILTVLHHAWWGVDLFFVLSGFSLGLSWIRSGGQPPRDFLLRRAARILPAYWVALVVTIAFHRGVFGAPSFAASLAAHLLVLQGYVSPGGIVIIGATWSLTTEACFYLVFPWLAPLVCKEGRRAIWIGAGVVIGSWLVRMWLHAIVLEPGIHTGLLEATQRRWIPSRLDQFVLGALAARVYVALARSERAAALAPYALAACVPALVIAFRLEGLHYLEPGGGAPYALLSLVTAALVLSAVLCRGRALGIVAPRPLAFVGIVSYGVFLYHQLALGLSDLEPASPPTWKNLVRTASFALVASVVVGYASWVLVERPAMRWASQKRRESRPSPA, encoded by the coding sequence ATGCCCCTCGCCCTCGAAAGGCCGGCGCCGAGCGCAGGGCCCTCCTTGCCGCAGCTCGACGCCCTGCGCGGCGTGGCGATCCTCGCGGTCTTCGTCCAGCACCTCGGCGATCGATTCCTCCCGCTCGTGCGCGCGTCGGTCGAGGCGCGCGCGCCGGCGCCGCTCGTGCCGTGGATCCTGACGGTGCTCCATCATGCGTGGTGGGGCGTCGACCTCTTCTTCGTGCTCTCGGGCTTCTCGCTCGGGCTCTCGTGGATCCGTTCGGGCGGACAACCTCCGCGCGACTTCTTGCTCCGGCGCGCCGCGCGCATCCTGCCTGCCTACTGGGTCGCGCTCGTCGTGACGATCGCCTTCCACCGCGGCGTCTTCGGCGCGCCCTCGTTCGCCGCGTCGCTCGCCGCGCATCTGTTGGTGCTCCAAGGATACGTCTCGCCGGGCGGGATCGTGATCATCGGGGCGACGTGGTCGCTCACCACGGAGGCCTGCTTCTATCTGGTCTTTCCGTGGCTCGCGCCCCTCGTCTGCAAGGAGGGGCGGCGGGCGATCTGGATCGGCGCGGGCGTGGTGATCGGAAGCTGGCTCGTGCGCATGTGGCTCCACGCGATCGTGCTCGAACCGGGGATCCACACGGGCCTGCTCGAAGCAACGCAGCGGCGGTGGATCCCGAGCCGGCTCGATCAGTTCGTGCTCGGCGCGCTCGCGGCGCGGGTGTATGTCGCCCTCGCACGAAGCGAGCGCGCGGCCGCGCTCGCGCCTTACGCGCTCGCTGCGTGCGTGCCTGCGCTCGTGATCGCGTTCCGGCTGGAGGGGCTTCATTACCTCGAACCCGGCGGCGGCGCGCCGTATGCGCTGCTCTCGCTGGTCACGGCGGCGCTTGTCCTTTCGGCCGTCCTCTGCCGCGGCCGCGCGCTCGGGATCGTGGCGCCGCGCCCGCTCGCCTTCGTCGGAATCGTGAGTTATGGTGTGTTCCTCTATCACCAGCTCGCGCTCGGGCTCTCGGACCTCGAGCCCGCGTCACCGCCAACCTGGAAGAACCTCGTGCGGACCGCGTCGTTCGCGCTGGTCGCCTCGGTCGTCGTGGGCTACGCATCCTGGGTGCTCGTCGAGCGCCCTGCGATGCGGTGGGCGAGCCAGAAAAGAAGGGAATCACGTCCCTCACCGGCGTGA
- a CDS encoding site-2 protease family protein, protein MQRDQAETTDVSPAAEPQAAEAPLPDPHAEDAAPAAGPLRWQKNLLLLVLTIASTLVTFAFSNGLVPEGAPFAEQLRGVLRAWTYTVPLMAILLTHELGHYFAARLHKVPASLPFFIPLPLLSPFGTMGAVIGMSGRIKSRNALLDIGAAGPLAGLLVAIPVILYGLRTSPVLPIPEEGIQEGQCLLYFALKRLALGTIPAGHDVFLNGPAFAGWVGLFVTMLNLVPVGQLDGGHIAYALFGEKQNRYARIVHVTMLGMFLLNLARFLPPALRAGEGVGDAVGNSISWLVWFVLVHLLGRLGGKDHPPTEPGELSPVRRGIAVLSLVVFVLLFMPTPWSKY, encoded by the coding sequence ATGCAAAGGGACCAAGCCGAGACGACCGACGTTTCCCCCGCGGCCGAGCCGCAGGCCGCCGAGGCGCCTCTGCCCGATCCCCATGCCGAAGACGCCGCGCCCGCTGCGGGCCCGCTCCGTTGGCAGAAAAACCTGCTCCTCCTCGTCCTCACCATCGCCTCGACGCTCGTCACCTTTGCCTTCTCGAACGGCCTCGTCCCCGAAGGCGCGCCGTTCGCCGAGCAGCTCCGCGGCGTTCTGCGCGCGTGGACGTACACCGTTCCGCTCATGGCCATCCTGCTGACGCACGAGCTCGGCCATTACTTCGCGGCGCGCCTCCACAAGGTCCCGGCTTCGCTCCCCTTTTTCATTCCCCTGCCCCTCCTGAGCCCGTTCGGCACCATGGGCGCGGTCATCGGCATGAGCGGCCGCATCAAGAGCCGCAATGCCTTGCTCGACATCGGCGCGGCCGGCCCGCTCGCCGGCCTCCTCGTCGCCATTCCCGTGATCCTCTACGGCCTGCGCACCTCGCCCGTCCTGCCCATCCCCGAGGAGGGCATCCAGGAGGGGCAATGCCTGCTTTATTTCGCGCTGAAGCGCCTCGCCCTCGGCACGATCCCCGCGGGGCACGACGTCTTCCTCAATGGCCCCGCGTTCGCCGGCTGGGTCGGGCTCTTCGTCACGATGCTGAACCTCGTCCCCGTCGGCCAGCTCGACGGCGGTCACATCGCGTATGCCCTCTTCGGCGAAAAGCAGAATCGATATGCCCGGATCGTCCACGTGACGATGCTCGGCATGTTCCTCTTGAACCTCGCCCGCTTCCTGCCCCCGGCGCTCCGGGCCGGCGAGGGCGTCGGCGATGCCGTCGGCAATTCGATCTCGTGGCTCGTGTGGTTCGTCCTGGTCCACCTGCTCGGCCGCCTCGGCGGCAAGGATCATCCCCCGACCGAGCCGGGCGAGCTCTCGCCCGTGCGCCGCGGAATCGCCGTCCTCTCGCTCGTCGTCTTCGTCCTGCTCTTCATGCCGACGCCCTGGTCGAAGTATTGA
- a CDS encoding OmpA family protein, translating to MLPRKTFARSPLLALVLSLLPAACGGGYAPRPMYGQADRGADTDQDGAADIDDACPADAEDGLPPKANDGCPATDPDNDGVLLADDKCPYAKEDGLPPKADDGCPSDDEDQDGVANAKDKCPVQPEDNLPPNVGDGCPSPDHDQDGVADVNDKCPNQPETINGYRDEDGCPDQAAGEVAYDEASHEIVIPETKKVDFELDSAELTPAAKATVAEIAKVLKQVPQIQRMEIEGHASSKGDKFYNLNLTERRAQAIANALVAGGVEKTRLVPVGYGEYCPAVDRGDEVDDPVNRRVLLKAVQVNGIWQDVPRGCWRAKAAGIDPTKRKPGVWQPPSSQPSSPQTPYVPPAGGA from the coding sequence ATGCTTCCTCGAAAGACCTTCGCTCGTAGCCCCCTCCTCGCCCTCGTCCTCTCGCTCCTGCCCGCCGCGTGCGGCGGCGGTTATGCGCCGCGCCCGATGTACGGCCAGGCCGATCGAGGGGCCGACACCGACCAAGACGGCGCCGCCGACATCGACGACGCTTGCCCCGCGGACGCCGAGGATGGCCTGCCGCCGAAGGCAAACGACGGCTGTCCCGCGACCGATCCCGACAACGACGGCGTCCTGCTCGCGGACGACAAATGCCCCTACGCGAAGGAGGACGGCCTGCCGCCGAAGGCGGATGACGGCTGCCCCTCGGACGACGAGGACCAGGACGGCGTCGCCAATGCGAAGGACAAGTGCCCGGTCCAGCCCGAGGACAACCTGCCGCCGAACGTGGGCGACGGCTGCCCGTCGCCCGACCACGATCAGGACGGCGTCGCCGACGTCAACGACAAATGCCCGAACCAGCCCGAGACGATCAATGGCTACCGCGACGAGGACGGTTGCCCCGACCAGGCCGCGGGCGAGGTCGCGTATGACGAGGCCTCACACGAGATCGTGATCCCCGAGACGAAAAAGGTCGATTTCGAGCTCGATTCGGCCGAGCTCACCCCGGCCGCGAAGGCGACCGTCGCCGAGATCGCCAAGGTGCTGAAGCAAGTGCCGCAGATCCAGCGCATGGAGATCGAGGGGCACGCGTCGAGCAAGGGCGACAAGTTTTACAACCTGAACCTCACCGAGCGCCGCGCCCAGGCCATCGCGAATGCCCTCGTGGCCGGCGGCGTCGAGAAGACCCGGCTCGTCCCGGTCGGTTATGGCGAGTATTGCCCGGCCGTCGATCGCGGCGACGAGGTCGACGATCCCGTCAACCGGCGCGTGCTCCTCAAAGCCGTGCAGGTGAACGGCATCTGGCAAGACGTACCCCGCGGCTGCTGGCGCGCGAAGGCGGCCGGGATCGATCCCACGAAGCGCAAGCCCGGCGTGTGGCAACCCCCGTCGAGCCAGCCTTCTTCGCCGCAGACGCCGTACGTCCCGCCCGCCGGCGGCGCGTGA